CGCTGTTGTTCCAGAGCGGCTTGCTGCTGCACGGCTGTGTCCAGCAACACTTCAATATTCTGTCCGGTCTGCTGTAACTCGGCCTGACCCTGCAAGGCCAGGAGGCGTTGCCCTTCAGCACTCTGGCGTAGCTTTGCCAGCAGGGTCTGAGCTTCGGCCTGCCGGGCAGCCAACTGCCCCAACGCCGTTTCCCGCTCGACCTGGTAGGCCTTCAGCTGAGCCTGGTCCTCGCGCTGCTGGGCCAGCTGAGCGCCGAGCCGGGCCTCTTCCAGTTGTAACTCCTGAATCAGTGTCACCTGACGGTCCCCGGCGTAGTTGGCCCAGCGTAGTCGCAGCAGGAGATCCGGCAGCGACTGTGACTGCGACAGCAGGGCCAGATATTCAGCGCTGCGCTCGCGGTACAGCGAGTTCAGGCCGGCGGAGACACTGCCGCGCAGCTGGCCTACCCGTGCCTGCAGGGCCACGATGTCACGCTGGGTGGTGTTCAGACGGGCTGCAGTGCGTTGCTGGCGCAGCTCCAGCAGCTCGGTGGCACCCCGCAGACGATCTATTTCGGCGTTCAGGCCATCCAACTGCGCCAGAGTGGCTTCTTCCTGTTCGGTCAGACCCTCAATGGCCGAGCGGATCTCAGCCAGCAGTTCGCGTTGTCGCTCCCCAACAGCCTGCTGCTGCTCCAGCTGTTGCTGCAAAGGGTCACCAGGTTGCTGGGTCGTCTGCGCCGCCGTCCAGGTTCCCAGCGCCAGCAGGCCCAGAGCCAGCCACACACCAGAGGGGCGCGGGGTCATTCCAGCTCCTGCAAATAGCGGCCTGACGCCAGCCAGCCGCCCAGCAACCCGACGATGGCGCCTAGCGCGGCCAGCCCCAGCCAGAGGGTCAACAGGTGGCCCCAGCCTTGCGCCAGCGGCAGTGCAGGAACCAGTTCGGCGGCGCGGCGCGTCAACTCCGCGGCCACTGGCAGCAGCACCAGCCCCGCCAGGGCTGCGCCGCCCAGTCCCAGCAACACCCCTTCAATCAGATAGGGCCACTGGATAAAGGAGCGGGTGGCCCCCAGCATCCGCATCACGTTGATCTCGGAGCGGCGGGCGTACATGCTGATCTGCACGGCATTCAGGATGCTCAGCAGCGTGCCACCCAGCAGCAGTCCCACCAGCAGGGTGCCCACCGTCCGCAGGGTGGCCAGGGTGCGGGCGGCCTGATCCACGTAGCCGGCTCCGTACTCCACCGATTCCACGCCCTGCAACATGCCCGCCGCCGCCGCGACCACACGGGTCTGCTCTACATCGGCTACGCGCATCCGCAGGGTGTCAGGGAATGGATTGCCTGCCAGCGCCGCTGCCTGCTGGGTGTAGGGATAGTCACGGGTCATCTCGGCCAGCACCTGATCTTTGGGAATCAGCTCGGCGCTGCTGACGCCCGTCATGGACTGCACATGCCCCAGCAGCGCTGCTCCATCGGCGTCAGGGGTCAGGAAGGCCGCGACTTCGGCCTGCCGCTCCAGACCGGACAAGGTCCGGTTCAGATTGGTATTGACCAGCAAGACGGCTCCCAGAATCAGCAGGGTCAGCGTAATGGTCGTCAGGGTGGACAGGGTGGCCGTGACATTCGCCCGCATGGACAGCCAGGCCGCGTGCAGGTGGCTCCGCCAGACATCCAGCTTCATAGTTGATACCCCCCGGTGGGGTCGTCCCGTACCAACTCACCCCGGCGCAGCGTCAGGGTACGGTGGCGCTGGGATTCGACCAAATCACGCGCGTGGGTCGCGACCAGGACTGTCGTGCCACGCTCATTCACCTTCTCCAGCACCCGCATCACCTCGCGGCTGTTCTCAGGGTCCAGGTTGCCGGTGGGTTCATCGGCCAGCAGCAGCGCTGGTCGGCCCACCACGGCCCGGGCAATCGCCACGCGCTGCTGCTCACCCTGCGAGAGCTGTGAGGGCAGTGCTCCACGCTTGTGATCTAGTCCCACCAGCCGCAGCGCCGCCGTGACCCGCTCATGCCAGCCGCCCAGCACCGACTTCTGAGGCGCTTCGGTGACACGTAAGGCGAAGGCCACGTTGTCGTAGGCGCTTAGGTGTGGCAGCAACATATTTTCCTGAAAGATGGTTCCCATGCGCCGCCGCAGCAGAGATACCCGTGCTCCCCGGTAGCGCGGCAGCGGCTCGCCACTGATCCGTACCTCGCCGGAGGTAGGCAGTGCCCGCTTGAGCAGCAGGCTCATGAAGCTGCTTTTGCCAGCGCCGGAGTGTCCGATGAGATACACGAACTCTCCCCTGGCGACCTGGGTGCTGACACTGCTCAGTGCCAGCGTGCGGGTTGCCGGGTACTGCAAAGACACCTGATCGAACTGAATCATCGGGGCCGTCGCGGCGGTAGGTTCAGGGCCAGACACGCCCCCAGAATACCCGATTCACCCGCCCGGCCAGACCCAGCCCAGGCGCATGGTAAGCGGGGACTTACCGCCCACTAACGCGCCCAGCGTACACTGCTGCACATGACCAGGAAACAAGTGCTGCTGCTCTCCGGGGCACTCGCGGGAACAGCCGCTGTGGGCTACGCACAGATGTCGGGCTATAAGGCCACCGACCTGCTGAACACCGAAGCGGGCCGCAGCTTCATGGTGGTGCTGGATCAGTTGAACGCCAACTATCTGTATGACGTGGACCGTGAAGCTGTGATGCGTGGCGCCATTCACGGAGCACTGGGGGCCCTCAAAGACGACTTTACCTACTACGAGGAACCGTCCGACAACGCGATTGACCGGCAGAACCTCTCAGGAACCTTCTACGGGATTGGTGTGCTGCTGGAAGGTGACCGTAGCGGGCGCGGCGTACGCGTCGGCACCGTGTACCAGGGCGGCGCAGCTTTTGAGGCTGGCGTGCAGATGGGCGACGTCTTTTTGGAGATTGACGGCAAGGACGTGCGTGACTCCACCACCACCGACGTCGTGCGGCTGGTACGCGGCGAAGAAGGCAAGCCGGTGCAGGTGATGTTTGCACGCGGTGGCAAGCCTTACACCGTGACCATGACCCGCAAGCCCGTATCCAACGTCAGCGTAGAAACGGCCATCTTGGACGGCAACGTGGGCTACATCGCGCTGACCAGCTTCTACAACGAAAAAGCTTCGGCACAGTTCCGCGAAGCTGTCCGGAAAATGCAGGCAGCAGGGGTAAACAAGCTGATCGTGGATATGCGCGACAACGGTGGCGGGTTGCTGCAAGCAGGTGTGGATGTGGCCGACCAATTCATGAACGAGGGCCCGATCGTGTCGCTGCGAAACCGCAGTGGACGCACGCAATTGTATGGGGCCGCCACCGACCGGGGCACCGACTACGAGGGTGAGCTGGTGGTGCTGGTCAACCGCAACAGTGCCAGCGCCTCCGAAGTGGTCAGCGGCGCCCTGCAGGACGTAGGCCGCGCCCAGATCATCGGTGAAAAGACCTTCGGCAAAGGCGTGGCTCAGACCCCGATCACCACCCCTGACGGGGGCCGCGTGAACATCGTGAGCAGTGAGTGGGTCTCGCCCGGAGGACGCCGCATCAACAAAGAGGGCATCACCCCTGACGTGCTGGTCAAAGACAGCCGCCGCTTTACTCCGCTGAACTTCATCGGCTCTGGTGCCCAGCCCGGCACGGAAATGATCCTGACCGTAAACGGCGAAGAGGTCAAGGTGCAGGCCAACTCGGAAGGGCAATTTGAGTATGTCGGCGAATTGCCCCGCCGTGAGCGCAGCTCGGTCCCCGGCGAAGCCACGGTGGATCTGGAAAGCGACCAGCAGCTGCGCGCCGCTCTGGAGTATTTCGCCACAGGTGCAGTCAGCAAAGACTTGCAGATGACCCCCGAAGAAATTGCCGCGCAGGATGAGGCCAGAGCTACGGAGGACGGCGAGGACGCCGCCGCTGAAGACACTCAGGACGCCGAGCCGCAGCCTCAGACCCCCGTGAAGCCCTGATCCCTCTTCCCGGTGACATACCCCCAGACCCACACGGGCCCCGGGGTATTTTTATTTGTAAATAGCAGGCCGCCAAGATAGGCCCTCAGATAGCCCTAAAGCCTCAAACTATTTCCAATTGGCAGCATCCATATGAAGTTCACACCCCGGCTTTTCAATTGACAGGACTGGACTGCTCCCGCATAGTAAATCTACTTTTTCTGACCGAGTCGAAAGCAGGCCGTCTCCAGTTCCGGCGGTGGCGCTGCGGTGTCAGATCCATCCCGCCCGAAGGAGGCGCCCCGCCATGACTGCCTGGAGAAACCTATCCCTGAGTGCCCAGATCCTGATCGCGCTGATCGCCGGTCTGATCGTGGGCCTGATCTTCAATGTGCTGGCCCCTGGCCTGCCGATTCTGAACACCATCAACGAGCAAGTGTTCGGCACCATCGGTAGCCTGTTCCTATCTGCGCTGCAACTTCTGGTGGTTCCACTGGTGCTGGTGTCCCTGGTGGTCGGCACCACCGCCCTCTCAGACCCCGCCAAGCTGGGCCGCCTGGGCCTGGGCACCATGATCTTTTATCTGGCCACCACCGCGCTGGCCATCGTGACCGCTCTGATTGCGGCCAACATTATTGACCCAGGCCGGGGGCTCACATTCAGCCCCGCCGAGAACTACGAAGCGCCGGTCCCGCCTCCAGTCAAAGACGTGCTGATCAACATCATCCCCAAAAACCCAATCGGGGCACTGGCGGACGGCAACATGCTGCAGATCATCGTCTTTGCCATTTTGCTGGGACTAGCGATGATGCTGGCGGGAAAAAGTGGCGAGCGCATCAAGGCCGCCTTCGAGGACTGGAACCACGTCATCATGCAGCTGGTGAATATCGTGATGTTGTTCGCTCCTCTTGGGGTGTTCGCACTGATGGCTTCGGTGATCGCCCGACTGGGCCTGGAGAGTCTGGGCAGCCTGGCGGCCTATTTCATGACTGTCTTCGGCGTGTTGATGATTCACCTGTTCATCACCTACCCACTGATTCTCAAGCTGTTTACTGGCCTGAATCCACTCACCTTCCTGCAGAAGATGCGCCCGGCCATGCTGTTCGCTTTCTCTACGTCCAGCTCCAACGCGACCATTCCGGTCAACCTGCGGACTGCCCGTGAGGCGCTGGGCATCCCCAACCAGGTTTCCAGCTTTACCATTCCGCTGGGGGCTACCATCAACATGGACGGCACCGCGATTATGCAGGGCGTGGCGGTGATTTTCATCGCGCAGACCATGGGGGTCGACCTAACCCTGGCGCAGCTGGGAACCGTCGTGGTGATGGCGGTGCTGGCCTCTATCGGTACGGCGGGCGTACCTGGCGTGGGCCTGGTCATGCTGGCCACCGTCCTGACCCAGGTGGGCCTGCCAGTCGAAGGCATCGCCATGATTATCGGGATTGACCGCCTACTGGACATGACCCGGACTGCTGTGAACATCACCGGGGACGCTGCCGTAAGCACCATCATGGCCAAGCGCGAAGGCGTGCTGGACGTGGCCATGTACAACGACCCGGCGGCCCAGGTCGAACTGGACGCCGACGAGCTGGGCAAGGAACACGGCCCGCCGCGCACCGAAATCCCGAGCTGAGCGACGTAGCTCAGACCTGGCCCTGCACTCCTTGGGGCCAGTTTTTTTTGCCCACAGGCGGCGGTGTGACCTACACTGCCCCTATGTCATGGACACACCAAAAGCAGGTGGGCGACGCCACCGTCACCACCCTGACCGACGCCCAGTTCCGCTTGGACGGCGGCGCGATGTTCGGCACCATTCCCAAGGTGCTGTGGAACGAGTTGAACCCTGCCGATGAATTGAACCGCATCTCGCTCCGCATCAATCCGCTCCTGATTCAGATCGGCGAGAAAAATATCCTGGTGGAAACCGGCTTCTGGGACCAGGGCGGCGAGAAGTTCGAGGCGATGTACGCCCTGGACCGCGACGAAACGGTGTTCCGGGGTTTAAGCGACGTGGGCCTTAGCCCGGACGACATTCATATCGTGATCAACACGCACCTGCACTTTGACCATGCCGGGCGCAACGTGACCCTGACTGGCGACCCCACCTTTCCGAATGCCCGCTACGTGGTTCAGAAACAGGAGTTGCATGACGCCCGCCACGCTCATGAACGCAGCCGAGCCAGCTATATCGCCGCGTACATTGAACCGATTGCCGACGCCGGTCTGTTCGATGAGATAGACGGTGAAGCCGAGATCGTGCCGGGCGTGAGCGTCCTGCCACTGCCGGGGCACAATCTGGGACAGCAGGGTGTGGTGTTGCGGTCCGGCGGCGAGACGCTGGTGTATACCGCTGACCTGATCGCCACCACGGCCCATGTCCCCTACCCTTACGTCATGGGCTACGACCTGTACCCGGTGACCTGCCTGGAAATGCGTAAAAAGTACCTGCCGCAATGGTTCGAAGAAGGCGCGATCATCTGCCCGCCACATGACCCGCAGGTGGCCTTTGCTCAGCTGGCCGAAGCCAAGCGCGGTTTCACGCTGGAAGCGGTGCAATGAACCCAGTGGCGTGGCCCAGCATCCCGCCGCTGGATACACCGCGCTCCTGCACGCTGGACCCGGCACTGTACGCGCTGGACTGGCTGGTGCGCTGGACAGTCCCGGTGCAGTTCCCTGACCGGACCGTGACCGATACACCCGTGCTGGAGGTACTGCGTGACGCGCTGAGAGACCCTCAGAGCTATGGCCTGAGTGCCGAGCAAGCGCAAGCTGCCGCTGAGCGTTTCTTGGGTCAGGCTACCCCCATCCTGGAAACCGAAGGCGGTCAGCGGGCCTGGCTGGAACGCGAGCTGCAGCGCTGACCCCTGAGTCAGACCCGCTGCGAATCAAACGGGCTGAGTCAACTGGGTTGAATCAGCCCGGCGCGCTGGAATTGCTGCAAGGACCCCAAGACCAGCCGGGGGGACTGCCCGCTTTGATCCATCATCTCCCCGATGGTCAGGCCGCGCTCTACGCCGCGCAGCACCTGAAACTGCTGCCGGGTGACCAAGCGGCGGTCTGTCCAGGCGCCACCAAAGCGGAAGACCCGGTTCCAGTCGCTGTACTCGGCCAGCAGGGGCTTCCAGGCTTCGGTATCCTGGAACAGTTGCCGCAGTGCCAGATCACCCGACAGTGACAGTGATTGCTCCGGGGCAGCCTGATCGCTGTGGAATTCGAAGGTGCCGTCTTCAATGGTGGTCAGCAGCTGCATGGCACTCTGGCCCTCCAGCTGACCGACCTGGGCATGGACGATGGTGCCAGCGTGCAGCCACAGCTGTCCAGTTCCCAGTTCGGCACGGACTTCCAGCAGGCCGGTGCGTCCCGACGACATCAGCATTTGCAGCACCGACAGGAAGGGAAACACACCGAAATTGCCCGCAATCATGCCTGACAGTCTAACGGCTTCCCTATGACGCTTTCCAGACAGGGCTTCTTCTGGCCAGATCTGGCGCTATACTCACGCCCAAGCAGTGATGGGGAGAGTAGGCGCACACACGGCCCCCACGAGAGAGTTCCGGTCCCAGGCTGAAAACCGGAGCGGTGGGTCAGCGCAGCCGAAAGTCACCCCTGAGCAGGCGGAAGAACTGGCCTCACGCCACACTAGACCCGCCCGGTTCGCGCCCGATACCGCGCATGATGAGTGCCCCCGCCTGGGGGAACAGCGGTGGTACCGCGGGATCTGTTCAGCTCTCGTCCGCAGATGGCCTAGCAGGGGCCGGAAAGGACGGGCGTATGTCATATCCAAATAAAGCGTCGGTGCGGCGATGATCACCCCCTACCCCAATCAGGCCCAGGCCCGAGCCGACGCCGCTGCACGCAGTCTGCGTGAAAAAGCAGTTTGTCTGGTGGTACGTGGCGGTGCAGACCTGCTGGTCTTTGACCATATCCCGGATGATGGCGCAGGCGTGCAGCTCCCAGCAGGCGGCGTGGAACCGGGTGAGCCTCCCGCCGACGCCGCCCTACGCGAGCTGTGGGAGGAATCAGGGTTGCGGCTGAGCGAGCCACACTTGCTGTGCTGCTACCTCTGGGAAGCCCAATTGCCGCACCGCTTCACCCGCCAGGTCTGTCATGCTTACGCCTTTGCCGCCCCGACAGATACGCCGGACAACTGGCAGCACCACGCCGACGGCCACCTGTTCGCCTTTCGCTGGGCCGACGTGACCGCGCCGGGCCTGGACTGGGAGATGGACGCCGCCATGCCTTTTCTTATTCGACATATGACATCCCATCAGGAGAACCTATGACCAACCCAACCACCTTGCCCGCCCAGTTCGACCCCAGTACCGTTGAGCCGCGCTGGGCCGAGCGCTGGCGCAACGAGCCCTTTCGCGCCGACGCCCACAGTGATAAACCGCCTTTTACGGTAGTCATCCCTCCGCCCAATGTCACCGGCAGCCTGCACCTGGGCCACGCGCTGGACAACACGCTGATTGACACCCTGGTGCGCTACAAACGCCTACAGGGTTTCGAGGCGCTGTACCTACCCGGCACCGACCACGCCGGGATCAGCACGCAGGTGGTCGTGGAGCGCCGGCTGAAAGAGCAGGGCACCGACCGTCACACCCTGGGACGTGAACAGTTCTTGGACAAGGTCTGGGAGTGGAAAGAGGAAAGCGGCGGTCAGATTCTGCACCAGCTGACCCGCCTGGGCGCCAGCGCGGACTGGACCCGCGAACGCTTCACGATGGATGAGGGGCTGTCCCGCGCCGTCCGTAAGCAGTTCGTGGACCTGTACCACGACGGCCTGGCCTACCGGGGTGAGCGGATGGTCAACTGGGACCCCGTCAGCCAGACCACCTTATCTGAGCTGGAAATCGACCGCGAGGAGCGTCAGGGCAAGATGTATACCCTGCGCTATGAACTGCGTGACGCCAATGCCCAGGCCAGCAACGGTGAAGCCGGCGAAATCCGGATTGCCACCGTGCGCCCTGAAACCATCTTTGCGGATCAGGCGATTGCGGTGCATCCCGAGGACGAGCGCTTTGGGCAGCTGCATGGCGCTGAGGCCCGCATCCCGCTGACCGACCGCTGGATTCCCATCATTGCCGACGAAGCGGTGGAAATGGAGTTCGGTGTAGGCGCACTGAAAATCACCCCGGCACACGATCCCACCGACTTTGAGGTGGGCGAACGTCACGGCCTGGGCCGACCCAGCGTGATTGACACCAGCGGCCATCTGGCCTCCGAGCTGGTCCCCGAGGAGTTCCGGGGCCAGGAGCGCTTCGAGGGGCGCAAGGCGGTGGTCAAGGCCCTGCGTGAATCCGGCGATCTGCTGGAAGAAAAAGACCATAAGGTCGCCATCGGCCTCAGCGAACGGACCAAAGTTCCGGTCGAGCCGATCATCTCCGAGCAGTGGTTCGTGAACGTGAAGCCGCTGGCCGAGCGGGTCATAAAGAGCCTGGACGACGGTGACATGAGCCTGACCCCTGCCCGCCATGAAAAGATCAACCGTGACTGGCTGGAGAACATCCGCGACTGGAACATCTCACGGCAGCTGTGGTGGGGCCATCAGATTCCGGCATGGTACGACGACGCGGGCAACATCTATGTGCCCGACAAGGAGAACCCTGACCTGGACTGTGATCAGGACCCCCGCTACGCTCATCTGAATCTGCGCCGTGACCCAGATGTGTTCGATACCTGGTTTTCCAGCAACCTGTGGCCTTTTTCCACGCTGGGCTGGCCGGACACCGACAGTGCCGATTACCGCAAGTTCTACCCGACCTCGGTGCTGGTCACGGGCTACGACATCCTGTTTTTCTGGGTGGCGCGCATGCAGATGGCCGGCTACGAGCACACTGGGCAGGCGCCGTTCCGCCACATCATGCTGCACGGACTATACCTGGACGAAAAAGGCCAGAAAATGTCCAAGAGCAAGGGCAACGGCATTGATCCGTTGGACCTGTTTGACCAGTATGGGGTGGACGCTTGCCGCTTCGCCTTCGCGTTCCTGTCTACCGGCGGACAGGACATTCGGCACGACGACCGCCGCTTCGAGCAGGGGCGCAACTTCGCCAACAAGCTGTGGAATGCCACACGCTTTGCGCTGATGCGCCTCGAAGGCGTGGAGCTGCCGCAAGAAGACCCTGCCCAGGCCCTGCGTGACCTCAAGGGAAGCCGTGACCTGGGCCTGGCGGACCGCTGGATCATCAGCCGCCTGAACGCGGTGAGCGCCGAAGCCGCCGCGCAACTGGACGAGTTCGACATCGGCGCGGCGATCCGTACGCTGTACTCCTTCGCCTGGGACGAGTTCTGCGATTGGTACATCGAGGCCAGCAAGCCCGCGCTGGACGCAGGCGACGTGCAGACGGGCCGGGTGCTGAAAGCCGTGCTGGCACAGATTCTGGGGCTGCTGCATCCTTTCATGCCGTTTATCACCTCCGAGCTGTATGAGGCGCTGGGTTACGGGGGCCAGATTGCGCTGACGGCATGGCCCAAGCCAGACCCAGCGCTGCACGACGCCGAAGCCACCCGCGCCTTTGACGCCCTGCGCGCTGCCGTGAGTGCGGCCCGCAGCCTCAAGAACGAGCTGGGGCTGTCGCCGCAGGACCGCCTGAGTGTGGCTGCCGAAGGCGACTTGAGCAGCGTGATCCAGGACAATGCCCGCGTGGTGGGCCAGATTGCCCGTGTGGACCTGGTGCCTGCGCTGGAAGGCCGCACCCTCAGCCTGGTGGAGCAGGGGGTAACAATGCTGGCCCCGCTGGAAGGCACCGTAGATGTGGACGAGTGGTTGGGCAAGCAGCGCAAGCGCCTGGCCGAGTTCGAAAAGCAGATCAAGCAGGCTGAGGGCAAGCTGAACAACGCCGGCTTCGTGGCCCGCGCCCCTGCCGAAGTGGTGGAAGAAGAAAAGCGCCGTGTGACCGACTTCGGGGCGCAAAAAGAGCGTCTGGAAGGGGTACTGGCACAGTTCAGTTGATCATTGATGGTCTGAGGCCCGCTGCCCCTAGGGTGGCGGGTTTTACTTTTGATTCTCCGCCCAGCACATTGATCCAACAGCGGCCAAATGTACGCGCCCTTAACGGCAAGCCTGCTTCTTCCCTCAACTCAGCCTACAGGTGGGAGAGCCTTCAAGCATTCGGCATAAAGGGCCATAAAATTTCTACCGAGCGATGTTATGTAGCGGGGAAATCTTAACACTCGCCAGGAATATGAGATCTAAGTTACTTTTATGTCATTTTTTGTAGATGTTTATATTACATATAAGCAGGCAAAATATCAAATTGTCTTTTATCTTCGGACAGCCCTTTTTCTTTCTCATATTTCAGGTGCCCTCCCGAACCTGATACCGATTTGGCCCGGACCGGGGTTTCTCACATGCATCTCAGCACAGGCCTTCGAGAGCCTTAAAGATGGACGCCATGTCACAGCTTCTTATCTGAGGTCATTGGTAGCTTGCCCAGGTAAACCCACCTTCGGACTTGCACCCCAATTGCATGAACATGCAGTCGTTTACCAACAAGATTCTTACATTGGTGAGGAGTGTGAGTTCTCAACCCGAAGACTTTCATTGTTTTGGCTACTCTTTGCGCTAGCATTCAGCAGTCGGCGATGATCAGTTCATAAATATGCCCTCATGGGAGACATGAGGGTTGGGGAAGGATAGAGCATCGCTCGCCTTGGAGGTAAGAACATGAAAAAAATGACCTGGATGTTGATCCCTGCTCTGCTACTGGCTTCCTGCGGAACGGTGGCCACTCCAGACGCAGCGTCTGGTGCCGATACCGCTCGCCCCGCTCCTCAGATGAGCGCTGACCAGCAAGCTGCTCCTGACACCAAGCTGGACGCTCAAGTCATCAACGGTACTCCCAGCGTTCTGGGCGCGCGCCCCTACCAGGTGGCCCTGACCCAGAACGGACGTCAGTTCTGTGGCGGCACACTTCTCAGCAACGAGTGGGTTCTGACTGCTGCACACTGTGTGCAGGGCACTTCGCCCTCGTCACTGGTCGTCCGCGCTGGCAGCCTGTCTGCCACCAGTGGTGGTCAGGCCAGCACCGCCAGCCGCATCGTGTCGCACCCCAGCTACCGCAGTGTGGAGTATGGCTATGACGTGGCCGTCATCCGCCTCAGCAGCCCGATGCAGTTCACCAGCACCGTCAGCGCGGCCGCGCTACCCACCCTGCAGTTTGCCGCTACCGCCGCCGCGCCCGGCACCAGCCATATCATCAGCGGCTGGGGCATGACCCGCAGCGGCGACAGCAGCTCCGCTTCAACCGTCCTCCGTGAAGCCGTGCTGCCCGTGGCAGCCAACAGTGTGTGCCAGACCGCTCTGAAGCAAAACATCACCAGCGGCATGCTCTGTGCTCAGGTGAACTCGCAGCGTCAGACCGGCTGCCACGGCGACTCCGGTGGCCCCTTCGCCAGCCAGCACAGCGGACGCTTCTATGTGTTCGGTGCCGTGAGCTGGGGCACCCCTCAGTACTGCCTGAACGGCCCGATGGTCTTTGCCCGCGTCGGCGAGTACCAGCCCTGGATCACCCAGCAGACCGGCGTGCAGCCCCAGTCGCCTACTACCCCGCCCACCTATGACTACGCCTACGAAGGCACCCTGTCCAGCGGTCAGAACCAAGTCACCCAATACTACCAGTATGCTGGCGGCACCATCACTGGCGAGCTGAAGTTCCCAGCTAGCGCTGACTTTGATCTGTACCTCCAGAAGTGGA
The sequence above is a segment of the Deinococcus radiophilus genome. Coding sequences within it:
- a CDS encoding MBL fold metallo-hydrolase; this encodes MSWTHQKQVGDATVTTLTDAQFRLDGGAMFGTIPKVLWNELNPADELNRISLRINPLLIQIGEKNILVETGFWDQGGEKFEAMYALDRDETVFRGLSDVGLSPDDIHIVINTHLHFDHAGRNVTLTGDPTFPNARYVVQKQELHDARHAHERSRASYIAAYIEPIADAGLFDEIDGEAEIVPGVSVLPLPGHNLGQQGVVLRSGGETLVYTADLIATTAHVPYPYVMGYDLYPVTCLEMRKKYLPQWFEEGAIICPPHDPQVAFAQLAEAKRGFTLEAVQ
- a CDS encoding M23 family metallopeptidase, whose product is MTPRPSGVWLALGLLALGTWTAAQTTQQPGDPLQQQLEQQQAVGERQRELLAEIRSAIEGLTEQEEATLAQLDGLNAEIDRLRGATELLELRQQRTAARLNTTQRDIVALQARVGQLRGSVSAGLNSLYRERSAEYLALLSQSQSLPDLLLRLRWANYAGDRQVTLIQELQLEEARLGAQLAQQREDQAQLKAYQVERETALGQLAARQAEAQTLLAKLRQSAEGQRLLALQGQAELQQTGQNIEVLLDTAVQQQAALEQQRQRDLAQQRQREEEAAARLRAAEAASQAAARAAASASAAPRPTPPASTATTAAQPTPAAPPSTPAPALAPPPATSRPSAAPSVSSAPAAQPLPAPPSAEQLAELRAQVEVGEQLTAAQLAPVQARLDDLQLPLPGAQVAERFSTETPWTVLKAAGHAQAAAAEEGVVLAVTSYNSLGWVVLLDHGEGMVTAYLGLDQPEVSVGDRLAQGDPLGAVGGSPVFGPGAMAFQVSRVDGEQRTPIPPPF
- the ftsE gene encoding cell division ATP-binding protein FtsE, with amino-acid sequence MIQFDQVSLQYPATRTLALSSVSTQVARGEFVYLIGHSGAGKSSFMSLLLKRALPTSGEVRISGEPLPRYRGARVSLLRRRMGTIFQENMLLPHLSAYDNVAFALRVTEAPQKSVLGGWHERVTAALRLVGLDHKRGALPSQLSQGEQQRVAIARAVVGRPALLLADEPTGNLDPENSREVMRVLEKVNERGTTVLVATHARDLVESQRHRTLTLRRGELVRDDPTGGYQL
- a CDS encoding NUDIX hydrolase, translated to MITPYPNQAQARADAAARSLREKAVCLVVRGGADLLVFDHIPDDGAGVQLPAGGVEPGEPPADAALRELWEESGLRLSEPHLLCCYLWEAQLPHRFTRQVCHAYAFAAPTDTPDNWQHHADGHLFAFRWADVTAPGLDWEMDAAMPFLIRHMTSHQENL
- a CDS encoding dicarboxylate/amino acid:cation symporter — translated: MTAWRNLSLSAQILIALIAGLIVGLIFNVLAPGLPILNTINEQVFGTIGSLFLSALQLLVVPLVLVSLVVGTTALSDPAKLGRLGLGTMIFYLATTALAIVTALIAANIIDPGRGLTFSPAENYEAPVPPPVKDVLINIIPKNPIGALADGNMLQIIVFAILLGLAMMLAGKSGERIKAAFEDWNHVIMQLVNIVMLFAPLGVFALMASVIARLGLESLGSLAAYFMTVFGVLMIHLFITYPLILKLFTGLNPLTFLQKMRPAMLFAFSTSSSNATIPVNLRTAREALGIPNQVSSFTIPLGATINMDGTAIMQGVAVIFIAQTMGVDLTLAQLGTVVVMAVLASIGTAGVPGVGLVMLATVLTQVGLPVEGIAMIIGIDRLLDMTRTAVNITGDAAVSTIMAKREGVLDVAMYNDPAAQVELDADELGKEHGPPRTEIPS
- a CDS encoding cell division protein FtsX, producing the protein MKLDVWRSHLHAAWLSMRANVTATLSTLTTITLTLLILGAVLLVNTNLNRTLSGLERQAEVAAFLTPDADGAALLGHVQSMTGVSSAELIPKDQVLAEMTRDYPYTQQAAALAGNPFPDTLRMRVADVEQTRVVAAAAGMLQGVESVEYGAGYVDQAARTLATLRTVGTLLVGLLLGGTLLSILNAVQISMYARRSEINVMRMLGATRSFIQWPYLIEGVLLGLGGAALAGLVLLPVAAELTRRAAELVPALPLAQGWGHLLTLWLGLAALGAIVGLLGGWLASGRYLQELE
- a CDS encoding S41 family peptidase → MTRKQVLLLSGALAGTAAVGYAQMSGYKATDLLNTEAGRSFMVVLDQLNANYLYDVDREAVMRGAIHGALGALKDDFTYYEEPSDNAIDRQNLSGTFYGIGVLLEGDRSGRGVRVGTVYQGGAAFEAGVQMGDVFLEIDGKDVRDSTTTDVVRLVRGEEGKPVQVMFARGGKPYTVTMTRKPVSNVSVETAILDGNVGYIALTSFYNEKASAQFREAVRKMQAAGVNKLIVDMRDNGGGLLQAGVDVADQFMNEGPIVSLRNRSGRTQLYGAATDRGTDYEGELVVLVNRNSASASEVVSGALQDVGRAQIIGEKTFGKGVAQTPITTPDGGRVNIVSSEWVSPGGRRINKEGITPDVLVKDSRRFTPLNFIGSGAQPGTEMILTVNGEEVKVQANSEGQFEYVGELPRRERSSVPGEATVDLESDQQLRAALEYFATGAVSKDLQMTPEEIAAQDEARATEDGEDAAAEDTQDAEPQPQTPVKP
- a CDS encoding DUF4388 domain-containing protein, whose protein sequence is MIAGNFGVFPFLSVLQMLMSSGRTGLLEVRAELGTGQLWLHAGTIVHAQVGQLEGQSAMQLLTTIEDGTFEFHSDQAAPEQSLSLSGDLALRQLFQDTEAWKPLLAEYSDWNRVFRFGGAWTDRRLVTRQQFQVLRGVERGLTIGEMMDQSGQSPRLVLGSLQQFQRAGLIQPS